In one window of Juglans regia cultivar Chandler chromosome 3, Walnut 2.0, whole genome shotgun sequence DNA:
- the LOC108983106 gene encoding protein MIZU-KUSSEI 1-like, producing the protein MGKFDALRRLLPSCFFPTSQTNAATATTTTKKRLSTSLREDLPDYTEQDSHKNQDRDSQASSTSNDSVPASITSSTTPLAQPRPSRSMVVGTIFGPRRGHVWFCVQQDRLSSRPTVLLELSILTNQLVKEMRGGLVRIALECDKSELGSCPLRSVPVWTMHCNGLKLGFAAKRKASERVRSMLKTMQSTTVGAGVIPAGFGSSGSEEIIYMRANYEHVVGNSDSESFHLINLDECSTGQEFSVFLLRSRNGKFL; encoded by the coding sequence ATGGGCAAGTTCGACGCCCTCCGTCGATTACTCCCTTCTTGCTTCTTCCCCACCTCACAAACCAACGCCGCCACCGCCACAACCACCACCAAGAAACGCCTCAGCACCTCGCTCCGGGAAGATCTACCCGACTACACTGAACAAGATAGTCACAAGAATCAAGACCGAGACTCCCAGGCATCCTCCACCTCCAATGATAGCGTTCCTGCTTCCATCACCTCCAGTACTACCCCTCTTGCCCAGCCTCGCCCTTCCAGATCGATGGTGGTCGGCACCATTTTCGGGCCCCGCCGCGGCCACGTCTGGTTTTGTGTCCAACAAGATCGCCTCTCCTCCAGACCAACCGTCCTCCTCGAGCTTTCCATCTTGACCAATCAGCTCGTCAAAGAAATGCGAGGCGGGCTCGTTCGTATCGCCCTCGAGTGCGACAAGTCCGAGCTAGGGTCGTGCCCGCTCCGCTCGGTTCCCGTCTGGACCATGCACTGCAACGGCCTCAAGCTCGGGTTCGCGGCCAAGAGAAAGGCAAGCGAGCGGGTCAGATCGATGCTGAAGACCATGCAATCCACGACGGTGGGAGCAGGAGTCATACCGGCAGGGTTCGGGTCTTCGGGGTCGGAGGAGATAATTTACATGAGGGCTAATTATGAGCATGTGGTGGGGAACTCGGACTCGGAGTCGTTCCACCTCATAAACCTGGACGAGTGCAGTACTGGTCAAGAATTCAGCGTGTTCTTGCTTAGGTCCAGGAATGGGAAATTCCTTTGA